A DNA window from Vigna unguiculata cultivar IT97K-499-35 chromosome 10, ASM411807v1, whole genome shotgun sequence contains the following coding sequences:
- the LOC114166416 gene encoding putative ER lumen protein-retaining receptor C28H8.4 has translation MGTKRGSSRMSVLFERMRKLPMKVKIFCGALLALCALVALKFTITSNYYYFIASESVHIVGIIALIYKLFALKTCSGLSLKTQELTALFVTARLCCSTLTEANIHTVLDVISLLSTLVVIWMIRFKLKSSYIKDLDNMKHYFVVVPSAIVAILIHPFTHHWRVIRIVWAFSLYLEAVSVLPQLRFMQNAKMVETFTGYYVFALGVSRFMALAYWIIQIYETGGTYLFLAGSGYFWFLAAFLAEMVQSFILADFCYYYMKSFVQGQLLRKMPV, from the exons ATGGGAACAAAGAGGGGCAGTTCCAGGATGAGTGTTTTGTTTGAAAGGATGAGGAAGCTGCCAATGAAGGTGAAGATCTTTTGTGGGGCATTGCTTGCTCTGTGTGCTTTGGTGGCCTTGAAGTTCACCATCACAAGCAACTACTATTACTTCATAGCCTCTGAATCAGTCCATATTGTTGGAATCATTGCTCTCATATACAAGCTTTTTGCCCTCAAAACATGCTCTG GTTTATCCCTCAAGACTCAAGAGCTCACTGCTTTATTTGTAACAGCAAGGTTATGTTGTAGCACTTTGACAGAGGCTAACATACACACTGTGTTAGATGTCATATCTCTTTTATCAACATTAGTGGTCATATGGATGATAAGATTCAAGTTGAAGTCATCCTATATCAAGGATCTTGACAATATGAAACACTACTTTGTG GTGGTCCCTTCTGCAATCGTTGCAATACTAATTCACCCTTTTACACACCATTGGCGTGTGATTCGAATAGTTTGGGCTTTCAGTTTGTATTTGGAAGCTGTCTCTGTTCTTCCTCAGCTTCGTTTTATGCAGAACGCAAAG ATGGTTGAAACATTTACAGGGTACTATGTATTCGCTCTTGGTGTTTCTAGATTCATGGCTCTGGCTTATTGGATAATTCAG ATCTATGAGACTGGAGGGACATATCTATTTTTGGCTGGGAGTGgctatttttggtttttggcAGCGTTTCTGGCTGAGATGGTTCAATCCTTCATCTTGGCTGACTTTTGTTACTATTACATGAAAAG cttCGTGCAAGGGCAACTTTTGAGGAAAATGCCTGTTTAA